One window of the Salvia splendens isolate huo1 chromosome 1, SspV2, whole genome shotgun sequence genome contains the following:
- the LOC121799717 gene encoding probable transcription factor At3g04930, with protein sequence MASAGDPAAPIVFHEEEDLLDDDEDDDGESFDHYDDDSASSAPVAPAAPDRPPPPLSAAQVTIAVPGLPDPHHHQPEISVPAKKPPPPPPDESRKLFQRLWTDEDEIELLQGFLDYTTLRCGPHTSSQHHHDTTAFYDQIRNKFQLDFNKNQLVEKLRRLKKKYRNVIGKFGTGKDHAFKTPHEQATFEISSKIWGNTAVNGAAAYRAAPVPIDDDDDSLNNPNFNNFVDCQSPNLNGIDINAKTPRSRKRNRVGAVKLEEKQHNAANINIGNAQPVSAVAPMAAPVIGLGITGSLSGVIEETVKSCLSPIFKELLSNSMSPNLNSNGLPCCGNGFGLGRSPIPLCLGTSMGSDKERWRKQQILELEVFSKRLELVQDEIRDQLQELRSTGN encoded by the coding sequence ATGGCCTCCGCCGGCGACCCCGCCGCCCCCATCGTCTTCCACGAGGAAGAGGACCTCCTTGACGACGATGAagacgacgacggcgagagCTTCGACCACTACGACGACGATTCCGCCTCCTCAGCCCCCGTCGCTCCCGCCGCCCCCGATCGTCCTCCCCCGCCCCTCTCCGCTGCTCAGGTAACCATCGCCGTCCCTGGCCTCCCCGatccccaccaccaccagccgGAGATCTCCGTCCCCGCTAAGAAACCCCCTCCCCCACCGCCCGACGAATCGCGGAAGCTCTTCCAGCGCCTCTGGACCGATGAGGACGAAATTGAGCTGCTCCAGGGCTTCCTCGATTACACCACCCTGCGCTGCGGCCCCCACACCTCCTCCCAGCACCACCACGATACCACCGCCTTCTACGATCAGATCAGGAACAAATTCCAGCTCGATTTCAATAAGAACCAGCTTGTCGAGAAGCTGCGTCGCCTCAAAAAGAAGTACCGCAACGTCATCGGTAAATTCGGCACTGGCAAGGACCACGCCTTCAAGACCCCCCACGAGCAGGCCACCTTCGAAATCTCCTCCAAAATTTGGGGCAACACCGCCGTCAATGGCGCTGCTGCCTACCGCGCCGCTCCTGTGCCGATTGACGATGACGACGACTCCCTCAACAACcctaatttcaataattttgttGATTGCCAGAGCCCCAATCTAAACGGCATTGATATAAACGCCAAAACTCCGCGCTCCAGGAAGAGGAACCGTGTCGGAGCGGTAAAATTAGAGGAGAAGCAGCACAACGCCGCCAACATCAACATCGGCAACGCTCAGCCGGTATCGGCCGTGGCGCCTATGGCTGCTCCGGTGATTGGCTTGGGGATAACAGGATCTTTATCCGGCGTGATTGAAGAGACTGTGAAGAGTTGCCTATCGCCAATATTCAAAGAGCTACTAAGCAATTCGATGAGCCCTAATCTGAACAGCAACGGGTTGCCGTGCTGTGGAAATGGGTTCGGATTGGGACGAAGCCCGATACCGTtgtgcttggggacaagcatggGTTCAGATAAAGAGCGGTGGAGGAAGCAACAAATACTGGAGTTGGAGGTGTTCTCGAAGCGGCTGGAGCTGGTGCAGGATGAGATTAGAGACCAACTGCAGGAGCTTAGGTCCACGGGGAATTGA
- the LOC121799687 gene encoding F-box protein PP2-B10-like, with product MAVESSDDIYVLPEDCIATALSLTSPKDACRLSAVASTFRSASESDAVWARFLPPDYRDIISRALDGGDSLLAKFPSKKDLYLHLCDHPIVIDDGRKSFQLEKLSGKKCYMLSARDLYIVWGDTPQYWRFISLPESRFPEVAELLDVCWFEIRGKIKMSMLSGGTNYAAYLVFTSKSRIYGFDHQYADGYVGVSGRESEKRNVCLDPDGVQRHRYQIVPRRVGWFYHRSTQMRNPEAMLPEEETEYPKQRDDGWMEVELGECFVEEGQDGELEASVMEVKGGNWKSGIIVQGIEIRAKERK from the exons atgGCGGTGGAGAGTTCGGATGACATCTACGTTCTGCCAGAAGATTGCATAGCCACCGCGCTTTCCCTCACTAGCCCTAAGGACGCTTGCCGTCTATCGGCTGTCGCCTCCACATTCCGATCCGCCTCCGAATCCGACGCCGTTTGGGCCCGCTTCCTTCCCCCCGACTATCGAGACATAATTTCCCGTGCTCTCGACGGTGGCGATTCACTTCTTGCTAAATTTCCTTCCAAGAAAGACCTCTATCTTCACCTCTGCGATCATCCGATTGTAATCGACGATGGCCGCAAG AGTTTCCAATTGGAGAAGCTGAGTGGTAAGAAATGTTATATGTTATCTGCAAGGGACCTCTACATTGTGTGGGGAGATACTCCTCAATATTGGCGATTCATCAGTCTCCCTGAATCCAG GTTTCCAGAGGTGGCAGAGCTCCTCGATGTTTGTTGGTTTGAAATAAGGGGGAAGATAAAGATGAGCATGCTATCTGGTGGCACTAATTATGCAGCATACCTTGTGTTCACTAGCAAGTCAAGGATATATGGATTTGATCATCAATATGCGGACGGTTATGTGGGAGTGAGCGGGCGCGAAAGTGAGAAACGTAACGTTTGTTTGGATCCAGATGGAGTGCAGAGGCATAGGTATCAGATTGTACCGAGACGAGTAGGGTGGTTCTACCACCGGTCAACTCAAATGCGAAACCCGGAAGCCATGCTGCCGGAGGAGGAAACGGAGTATCCGAAGCAGAGAGACGACGGGTGGATGGAGGTAGAGCTGGGAGAGTGTTTTGTAGAGGAAGGACAAGATGGAGAGCTGGAGGCAAGCGTGATGGAGGTGAAGGGAGGAAACTGGAAGAGTGGGATCATTGTTCAAGGGATTGAGATTAGAGCTAAAGAGAGAAAGTAG
- the LOC121799713 gene encoding probable E3 ubiquitin-protein ligase LUL4 — MGISFSKRRRHDDQQFHHQQQLIHPPPTPTPSQQPSPPPSCNPTSYAFAANAPHSPAPYPALLPPYGRPPPPLPPPYNYGYNFSGYYSRPPVNMMGHYNYRPYYAPQISAWGPSAAAPLPQLQQPAPYVDHQSAKKVKNDVNVHKDTIRLQLDDLSSDCHLITFTFDALVDGRITIFYFAKEGENCKFSPVYPEILPVQIPFQKGLGQKFCQPSGTGVDLGFFDTDDLSKPVPGEDIYPLVIVAESYLASAPVDEGSKEEVLNVSPNAQITQAVLQKKEDGSFQVKVIKQILAIDGARYELREIFGISDSDEATISDADSGKECIICLTEDKNTAVLPCRHMCLCSDCAKELRIQSNKCPVCRQPIEELLEIKIDEEGGAS, encoded by the exons ATGGGCATCTCCTTCAGTAAAAGGCGCCGTCACGATGATCAGCAATTCCACCACCAGCAGCAGCTAATCCACCCCCCAC caactccaACACCGTCACAACAACCATCGCCGCCTCCCTCCTGCAATCCAACAAGCTATGCTTTCGCCGCCAACGCCCCCCACTCACCCGCCCCTTATCCCGCGCTGCTGCCCCCTTACGGCCGCCCTCCCCCGCCTCTTCCGCCGCCCTACAACTACGGTTACAACTTCTCCGGCTACTACTCCAGGCCTCCGGTTAACATGATGGGCCACTACAACTACCGCCCCTATTACGCTCCCCAGATCAGCGCCTGGGGCCCGTCCGCCGCCGCGCCACTCCCGCAGCTGCAGCAGCCTGCTCCCTACGTCGATCACCAGAGCGCTAAGAAGGTTAAGAACGATGTGAATGTTCACAAAGACACAATTAGGCTTCAATTGGATGATCTCTCTTCCGATTGCCACTTGATTACCTTCACTTTTGATGCCTTGGTTGATGGAAG AATTACCATCTTCTATTTTGCTAAGGAGGGGGAGAACTGTAAATTCTCTCCAGTTTATCCAGAGATTTTGCCAGTTCAAATCCCATTTCAGAAAGGACTTGGGCAGAAATTCTGCCAGCCTTCAGGAACTGGTGTGGACTTAGGCTTCTTTGATACTGATGACCTGTCAAAGCCTGTGCCAGGAGAAGATATTTATCCACTTGTCATAGTAGCAGAGTCATATCTAGCATCGGCACCTGTGGATGAGGGTTCAAAAGAGGAAGTTCTAAATGTATCTCCTAATGCTCAGATCACTCAGGCTGTCCTACAAAAGAAGGAAGACGGGAGTTTTCAAGTGAAAGTAATAAAGCAGATTTTAGCAATTGATGGTGCACGGTATGAGTTGCGTGAGATTTTTGGGATAAGCGATTCAGATGAAGCTACCATCAGCGACGCTGACTCAGGAAAAGaatgtataatttgtttgaCTGAGGACAAGAACACGGCTGTCTTACCCTGTAGGCACATG TGTTTGTGCAGTGACTGTGCCAAAGAGTTGAGGATCCAATCAAATAAATGTCCTGTGTGCCGGCAGCCCATCGAGGAGCTTCTGGAGATCAAGATCGATGAAG AAGGAGGGGCGTCGTAG
- the LOC121784242 gene encoding extensin-2-like, with protein sequence MSRLHRHPYKYKSPPPSPYKYESPPSPPYTYKSPSPPPYKYESPSPPPYKYKSPPPPPPPYKYKSPPPPPYVYKSPPPQSYKYESPPPPPYKYKSPPPPPYKYESPPPPPYKYESPSPPPPYKYKSPPPPPYKYESPPPPLYKYESPPPSPYNYKSPPPPYVYKSPPPPPYKYESPPPPPYKYKSPPPPPPYKYESPPPPPYKYKSPPPPPYKYESPPPPPYKYESPTPPPYVYKSPPPPPYKYESPPPPPYKYESPPPPPYKYESPPPPPYVYKSPPPPPYKYESHPPPPYKYESPPPPPYKYESPPPPPYKYESPPPPPYVYKSPPSPPSKYESPPPPPYKYESPPAPPYVYKSPPPPPYKYESPPPPPYLYKSPPPPPYKYESPPPPPYKYGSSPPPPYLYKSPPPPPYKYESPPPPPYKYKSPPPPPYIYKSPPPPPYKYESPPAPPYKYESPPPPPYI encoded by the exons ATGAGTCGCCTCCACCGCCACCCCTACAAATACAAATCACCACCACCATCTCCTTACAAGTATGAGTCTCCACCATCACCACCTTACACGTATAAGTCACCTTCTCCGCCGCCATACAAATATGAATCTCCATCGCCACCACCTTATAAGTATAaatcacctccaccaccaccaccaccctacAAATATAagtcaccaccacctcctccctATGTGTACAAGTCTCCCCCGCCACAATCTTACAAGTACGaatcacctccaccaccaccctaCAAGTACAaatcaccaccgccgccgccttaCAAGTATGAATCACCTCCACCTCCGCCATACAAATATGAGTctccatcaccaccaccaccttacAAGTACAagtcacctccaccaccgccataCAAATATgaatctccaccaccaccactttACAAGTATGAATCACCTCCACCATCACCTTACAACTATAAGTCACCACCACCTCCTTATGTGTACAAATCTCCCCCACCACCACCTTACAAGTACGAatcacctccaccgcctccctACAAATACAagtcaccaccaccaccacctccttaCAAGTACGAATCACCTCCGCCACCACCCTACAAATAcaaatcaccaccaccacctccttaCAAGTACGagtcacctccaccaccgccataTAAATACGAATCTCCAACACCAC CTCCATATGTTTACAagtctccaccaccaccgccctACAAATATGAatcacctccacctccaccctaTAAGTACGagtcacctccaccaccaccgtaCAAATACgaatctccaccaccacctccatatGTTTACAagtctccaccaccaccgccctACAAATATGAATCGCATCCACCTCCACCCTACAAATACgagtctccaccaccaccaccatacaAGTACGagtcacctccaccaccaccatacaAATACgaatctccaccaccacctccatatGTTTACAAGTCTCCACCATCACCACCTTCTAAGTAtgaatcaccaccaccaccaccctacAAGTATGAGTCACCGCCAGCTCCACCTTATGTATACAAGTCTCCCCCACCACCACCTTACAAGTACGagtcaccaccacctcctccctATCTATACAaatctccaccaccaccccctTACAAATATGAatcgcctccacctccaccatacaaatacgggtcatcacCGCCTCCTCCTTATCTTTACAAgtctcctccaccaccaccttacAAGTACGagtcacctccaccaccaccctaCAAATACAaatcaccaccacctcctccttATATTTACaaatctccaccaccaccaccatacaAATACGAATCACCTCCAGCCCCACCATACAAATACGaatcacctccaccaccaccctaCATATAA
- the LOC121799681 gene encoding probable microtubule-binding protein TANGLED, with product MVARSPPKQHQKLAPPISPTLLRETVNKVDRCMARLQELQHTVTGGTKLVSGLSLSPRSGRNCLRASLRCKQESLRLKNANSRRSPPGKLPSSKEEWRKMSLPAMLLGETVGEILQATQFARNVVDAVSSKPLKPANDDPKTPVTQRKKQAPALENSGLHARRRKEKQVVLQNVRSESNNVPPLRRAKSKINFKVSPLQNRECDKENCRYLANRVSPRNRPWVRKTVLFPNPLFSSSPTSQHQKFGKTKSPMIARNRQTPHKFLIKSPPPPPPASKFQVKIRSPPLCISPTRGSGAAKKSPRASSAAARLRRSFSPSRLASKLVSPLKSRKSMPKNSEVMMKTMSGLKQRPTSFSMRFSSPRRI from the exons ATGGTTGCACGATCCCCACCAAAGCAGCACCAGAAGCTGGCACCGCCCATCAGTCCCACTCTCCTACGAGAAACCGTTAACAAg GTGGATCGGTGTATGGCTCGACTGCAAGAGCTTCAACACACAGTAACAGGTGGGACTAAACTAGTATCCGGATTGAGCTTGAGTCCTCGTAGTGGTAGAAACTGTCTACGGGCAAGCCTCCGCTGTAAACAGGAGTCATTAAG GTTAAAAAATGCTAATTCTCGAAGATCTCCTCCTGGAAAGCTGCCATCAAGTAAAG AGGAATGGCGCAAAATGTCGTTGCCAGCAATGCTATTGGGAGAAACAGTAGGAGAAATCCTACAAGCAACTCAATTTGCAAGAAACGTAGTTGATGCAGTGTCCTCCAAGCCTCTAAAACCAGCAAACGATGATCCTAAAACACCAGTGACACAGAGGAAAAAGCAGGCGCCAGCGCTGGAGAACTCCGGGCTGCATGCACGTAGAAGGAAGGAGAAACAAGTCGTGCTGCAGAACGTGAGGTCAGAATCAAACAACGTGCCTCCTCTAAGACGagccaagtccaagatcaactTCAAGGTCTCGCCCTTGCAGAATCGAGAGTGTGACAAGGAGAACTGCCGGTACTTAGCTAATAGAGTCTCACCAAGGAATAGGCCATGGGTGAGGAAGACTGTCCTGTTTCCAAACCCTTTATTTTCGTCATCTCCCACATCACAACATCAGAAATTTGGCAAGACGAAGTCGCCCATGATTGCAAGGAATCGACAAACTCCACATAAGTTCTTGATCAagtctcctcctcctcctcctcctgccTCGAAGTTCCAAGTGAAAATCAGAAGCCCTCCTCTCTGTATATCCCCAACACGAGGTAGTGGTGCTGCTAAGAAATCACCGAGGGCGTCATCAGCTGCAGCAAGGCTGCGGAGATCATTCTCGCCTTCGAGGCTGGCCAGCAAGCTGGTGTCACCACTGAAAAGCAGAAAATCCATGCCAAAGAATAGTGAGgtgatgatgaagacaatgagTGGATTGAAACAGCGTCCTACGTCTTTTTCAATGCGATTCTCCTCACCTCGGAGGATTTGA
- the LOC121799671 gene encoding kinesin-like protein KIN-14S — MDDKALEILCSTFDQAITLSPSNADQTAEIPEQNSGCEGNCNSVDTHTSVTSDDSQEACSQTLPIFRKIESLTNKLQSIREEHARLSNEVKGISIDSLLGSEAFTALENLSVEHELLKNKYHEECELLKKKYLQESSERKKLYNEVIELKGNIRVFCRCRPLNQDDIEKGSTSVVDFDSSQENELQVICSDSSKKQFKFDRVFGPEDNQEAVFDQTMPIVTSVLDGYNVCIFAYGQTGTGKTYTMEGTSENRGVNYRTLKELFRISEERSTIMRYELFVSMLEVYNEKIRDLLVENSNQPAKKLDIKQSAEGTQEVPGLVEARVYDTEGVWSLLKSGSQVRSVGSTNANEFSSRSHCLLRVTVAGENIINGQRTRSHLWLVDLAGSERVGRIEVEGERLKESQFINKSLSALGDVISALASKNSHVPYRNSKLTHMLQSSLGGDCKTLMFVQISPNSADLGETLCSLNFASRVRGVEHGPARRQTDHAELLKYKQLAEKAKQDEKEARKLQDNVQALQLRLAAREHICKNLQEKVRDLETQLAEERKTRLKQENRALASVATQSTLTSNQAQKASTADNKKPPLAPSKLRMPLRRITNFMPPAPSPAPPNKKSMSMSYLPAVREDKENAPRENRGKQVIMKARRGSIAVRPSPAGQFFQPKRRASIATFRPESNSSMATPLKNSSSRMIRTDHVMGRQSFVWDPQRVWRTSRASSPLPQSREVPTLEMEATPIGPRSSKFRGSPPSQVPGSWKPKHPTVVALQKKVVWSPLKLRGMKNKRNSYMS, encoded by the exons ATGGACG ATAAAGCCTTGGAAATCCTCTGTTCGACTTTTGATCAGGCCATTACTCTATCCCCTAGTAATGCTG ATCAAACTGCTGAGATACCAGAACAAAATTCAg GATGTGAAGGAAACTGTAATTCGGTGGATACTCATACTAGTGTTACTTCTGATGATAGTCAGGAAGCATGTTCACAGACTCTTCCAATTTTTCGGAAAATTGAAAGTCTTACCAACAAACTACAG AGTATCAGAGAAGAACATGCGCGCCTGAGCAATGAAGTAAAGGGCATCTCAATTGATTCATTACTTGGTTCTGAAGCTTTCACTGCTCTTGAGAATCTGA GTGTGGAACATGAACttttgaagaataagtaccatGAAGAGTGTGAGTTACTTAAGAAGAAGTATCTCCAAGAATCCTCAGAAAGAAAGAAGCTTTACAATGAAGTGATTGAACTCAAAGGCAATATAAGGGTTTTCTGTAGGTGTAGGCCACTGAACCAAGATGACATTGAGAAAGGCTCCACATCAGTTGTTGATTTTGACTCATCCCAGGAAAATGAGCTGCAGGTCATTTGCTCTGATTCTTCCAAAAAGCAATTCAAATTTGACCGTGTGTTTGGACCTGAGGACAACCAAG AGGCTGTCTTTGACCAAACTATGCCTATAGTAACCTCTGTCTTGGATGGTTACAATGTATGCATATTTGCCTATGGACAAACAGGCACTGGAAAGACATACACGATGGAAGGAACATCAGAGAATAGAGGAGTGAACTATCGAACCCTGAAGGAGCTCTTCAGGATATCTGAGGAAAGGAGCACTATAATGAGATATGAATTGTTTGTTAGCATGCTGGAGGTCTACAATGAGAAGATAAGGGATCTTCTGGTTGAGAACTCGAACCAACCTGCTAAGAA GTTGGACATAAAACAATCAGCTGAGGGTACTCAAGAAGTCCCTGGACTGGTTGAAGCTCGTGTGTATGATACAGAAGGAGTTTGGAGTTTGCTTAAGTCAGGAAGTCAAGTAAGATCTGTTGGATCAACCAATGCTAATGAGTTCAGTAGCCGGTCTCACTG TTTGTTGAGGGTAACTGTAGCTGGAGAAAATATAATCAATGGGCAAAGAACAAGAAGCCATTTATGGCTGGTTGACCTGGCAGGAAGTGAGCGAGTTGGTAGGATCGAAGTTGAAGGCGAAAGACTGAAGGAGTCTCAATTCATAAATAAATCCTTATCGGCACTTGGTGATGTTATCTCAGCCCTAGCCTCCAAGAATTCTCATGTTCCTTACAG GAATTCGAAGCTTACTCATATGCTGCAAAGTTCCCTAG GTGGAGATTGTAAAACTTTGATGTTTGTTCAAATTAGCCCAAATTCGGCTGACCTTGGAGAAACGCTTTGCTCCTTGAATTTCGCTAGCCGTGTCAGAGGAGTTGAACATGGGCCTGCCCGAAGACAGACAGATCATGCAGAGCTTTTGAAATACAAGCAGCTT GCAGAAAAGGCAAAACAAGATGAGAAGGAAGCCAGGAAGTTGCAGGATAACGTGCAGGCTTTACAGTTGCGGCTTGCTGCTAGAGAACATATTTGCAAAAATCTTCAAGAGAAG GTTCGAGATCTCGAAACTCAATTAGCTGAGGAAAGGAAAACAAGGCTAAAACAGGAAAACAGAGCATTGGCCTCCGTTGCTACTCAGTCAACTTTAACATCAAACCAAGCACAGAAGGCATCAACAGCAGATAATAAGAAACCACCATTGGCCCCATCAAAACTAAGGATGCCACTTAGAAGAATCACAAACTTCATGCCACCGGCTCCATCGCCAGCTCCTCCAAACAAGAAGAGTATGTCTATGTCCTATCTACCTGCTGTAAGAGAAGACAAAGAGAATGCCCCGAGAGAAAACAGGGGGAAGCAAGTTATTATGAAAGCAAGACGAGGTTCCATTGCTGTAAGACCATCTCCAGCAGGTCAATTTTTCCAGCCTAAAAGAAGGGCTTCAATTGCAACTTTCCGGCCCGAATCCAACTCAAGCATGGCAACTCCACTTAAAAATTCATCTTCTAGAATGATTAGGACAGACCATGTGATGGGCCGGCAATCATTCGTTTGGGATCCACAAAGAGTTTGGCGAACTTCAAGAGCGTCTTCACCGTTGCCACAATCACGAGAGGTGCCAACTTTAGAAATGGAAGCAACACCCATTGGTCCCAGAAGTAGTAAATTTAGAGGAAGTCCTCCTTCGCAGGTCCCTGGCTCGTGGAAGCCTAAGCATCCAACAGTCGTAGCACTACAAAAGAAAGTAGTCTGGAGTCCGCTCAAGCTGAGAGGCatgaaaaataagagaaattctTACATGTCTTGA
- the LOC121799703 gene encoding signal peptidase complex subunit 3B-like produces the protein MHSFGYRANALLTFATTILAIMCAMASVSDNFNSLSPTSEVQVLNINWFQKKPDGDDEVSLTLNISANLESLFTWNTKQVFVFLAAEYGTPKNVLNQVSLWDGIIPSKEHAKFSIHTTNKYRFIDQGSNLRGKNFNLTLHWHVMPKTGKMFADKIVMSGFRLPEAYR, from the exons ATGCACTCGTTCGGATACAGAGCTAACGCTCTGCTAACCTTCGCCACCACTATTCTCGCGATAATGTGCGCCATGGCCTCTGTATCCGACAACTTCAATTCGCTCTCCCCGACCTCTGAAGTTCAG GTGTTGAACATAAATTGGTTCCAGAAGAAACCGGATGGTGATGATGAG GTTAGCCTGACACTGAATATATCAGCAAACTTAGAGTCATTGTTTACATGGAACACGAAGCAG GTCTTTGTATTCTTAGCTGCTGAATATGGAACCCCGAAAAATGTGCTAAACCAG gTCTCTCTGTGGGATGGTATTATTCCCTCAAAAGAGCATGCAAAATTCTCGATTCACACTACTAACAAGTACCGTTTCATCGATCAA GGAAGCAATCTACGCGGTAAAAACTTCAACTTAACATTGCATTGGCATGTTATGCCGAAAACTGGCAAGATGTTTGCTGACAAAATAGTGATGAGCGGATTCCGCTTGCCGGAGGCCTACAGATGA
- the LOC121799693 gene encoding mevalonate kinase-like yields MEVRARAPGKIILAGEHAVVHGSAAVAAAIDLYTYVSLRFPTPEDNNDALQVQFKDVDLEFSWPVGKLKEVLPELGSKSASTPSSCSLETTKAIASLVDELNLAESKLGLASGISAFLWLYTSIHGDKPAKVVVNSELPLGCGLGSSAALCVALSAALLSLSDSLKLDFSHQGWQTFGDSELDLVNKWAFEGEKIIHGRPSGIDNTVSTFGNMIKFRSGELTRIKTNMPLKMLVTNTQVGRNTKALVSGVSERAVRHGSAMSSVFKAVDSISNEVAAIIQSPVSDDLAITEKEEKLGELMEMNQGLLQCMGVSHATIETVIKTTLKYKLATKLTGAGGGGCVVTLLPALLAGTVVDKVIAELEECGFQCLIAGIGGRGMEISFSGFSS; encoded by the exons ATGGAGGTTAGAGCAAGAGCGCCTGGGAAAATCATACTCGCCGGCGAGCACGCCGTCGTTCACGGatccgccgccgtcgccgccgctaTCGATCTCTACACTTATGTATCTCTCCGCTTCCCCACTCCCGAGG aTAACAACGATGCACTGCAAGTCCAGTTCAAGGATGTGGACTTGGAATTTTCTTGGCCAGTTGGAAAACTTAAGGAAGTTCTGCCTGAACTGGGCAGCAAGTCTGCTTCTACACCTTCATCATGTTCATTAGAGACCACAAAAGCAATTGCTTCATTAGTTGATGAACTAAATTTAGCAGAATCTAAGCTTGGACTAGCTTCAGGAATTTCAGCTTTCCTTTGGCTATATACATCAATCCATGG TGATAAGCCAGCTAAAGTTGTTGTGAATTCTGAGCTACCATTAGGCTGTGGCTTGGGTTCGTCTGCTGCTCTTTGTGTTGCGCTATCTGCTGCCCTCCTTTCACTGTCTGATTCTTTGAAACTTGATTTTAGCCATCAAGGTTGGCAAACATTTGGGGACAGTGAACTAGATCTGGTAAACAAATGGGCATTTGAAGGTGAAAAGATTATCCATGGGAGGCCTTCTGGGATAGACAATACAGTTAGCACCTTCG GGAACATGATAAAATTTAGATCTGGCGAACTCACACGTATCAAGACGAATATGCCTTTGAAGATGCTTGTTACTAACACGCAAGTTGGAAGAAATACAAAAGCATTGGTTTCTGGTGTGTCAGAAAGGGCAGTGAGACATGGTAGTGCAATGAGTTCTGTATTTAAAGCTGTTGACTCGATAAGCAATGAAGTGGCTGCCATCATCCAGTCACCAGTTTCTGATGATCTTGCTATAACTGAGAAAGAGGAAAAACTAGGGGAACTGATGGAGATGAATCAGGGATTACTCCAGTGCATGGGGGTCAGCCATGCTACCATTGAGACCGTGATCAAAACTACGTTAAAATACAAGCTAGCCACTAAACTAACTGGAGCTGGTGGAGGAGGCTGTGTCGTCACACTACTACCTGCAC TATTAGCAGGAACGGTGGTTGACAAAGTAATTGCCGAGCTAGAAGAATGTGGGTTCCAATGTTTGATAGCTGGAATCGGTGGAAGAGGCATGGAGATTAGCTTTAGTGGTTTCTCCTCTTAA